Proteins from one Mesotoga infera genomic window:
- a CDS encoding YceD family protein, with protein sequence MNDRRDLVIDLNTFEFKKSIDASFGTDFTDEVTLMEPVDVHIDLYKDKDSVIVTGTVNTSVEESCARCLKPVVIQIRGTIEATYVHEIMLKSVDDAGKDELENVIKLEGELLDLSDRVIEAIIVEVPLKTLCSKDCAGLCPACGTNLNENPDHKCQDRVIVDDSWHKAISELKTKLKN encoded by the coding sequence GTGAACGACAGAAGAGATCTGGTGATAGACCTAAATACATTCGAGTTCAAAAAAAGCATAGACGCTTCGTTCGGGACAGACTTCACGGATGAAGTGACTCTGATGGAACCGGTAGATGTCCATATAGATCTCTACAAAGACAAAGATTCGGTTATCGTTACGGGGACCGTCAACACATCGGTCGAAGAGAGTTGTGCCCGCTGCCTGAAGCCGGTGGTTATACAGATAAGGGGAACGATCGAAGCAACTTACGTTCACGAGATAATGCTGAAAAGCGTCGATGATGCCGGCAAAGACGAGCTGGAGAACGTTATAAAGTTAGAGGGAGAGCTTCTGGACTTGTCAGATCGAGTTATTGAGGCTATAATTGTTGAGGTTCCGTTGAAGACTCTATGCAGTAAGGATTGTGCGGGTCTGTGTCCGGCCTGTGGAACCAATCTGAACGAGAATCCCGATCACAAGTGCCAGGATCGGGTGATTGTTGATGACAGCTGGCACAAAGCGATCTCAGAATTGAAAACCAAATTGAAGAATTAA
- the rpmF gene encoding 50S ribosomal protein L32: MAVPKQKRSRSRTHLKRAKTYRAITVSVSTCPNCGEPKQPHRVCLHCGHYGGRQILEIGE; the protein is encoded by the coding sequence GTGGCCGTTCCAAAGCAAAAACGAAGTAGAAGCAGGACACATCTCAAAAGAGCGAAGACGTACAGGGCGATCACGGTCTCCGTTTCTACGTGTCCTAACTGCGGAGAACCGAAGCAACCCCACAGAGTTTGTCTGCACTGTGGTCATTACGGAGGAAGACAGATTCTTGAGATTGGTGAATAA